The DNA window ACGCAGGCAGCGTGAACACTCGCTCACCTGCCCAGCGCGGTGACGAGTTGGGCCACGTACTCGACGTCGGCGCCCACGGGGAACCGCAGCCGGGCTCCGCTGGCCAGCACCACCTCGAGTTGCACGGGACTCTCCCGCGCGACGGCCGCCACCTCCACCGGCAACAGGCGCACCGCAGGGGCCTTCCGGGCGCGCTGGCGTCGGCGCCGGTACACCCACGACTGCAACGTGCTCAACCGCAGCCCTCTCTGCGCGGAGAACTCTTTCTGCGTCAGTCCGCTCGTCTCGAACGCCTCGGCGACCTGGAACCACTCCTGCTTCTCACCCGGCTTCGACATTCCGGCCAGGGTCCACCACGACGGCTACCCCGGCAATTCCTCCCGCCACGTCGCTCGCCGGACGGTTACCGCTGGGCCGCAAGAACTTCCTCTTCGTCGGGCACGAGGCCGCTGGCGAGAATCTCGCGGGGCTCTACGCGCTGGTCGCTACCTGCGAGGCCAACGGCGTCAACCCCGAGATGTACCTGGCCGACGTCCTGCTCCGCGTGCAGACACATCCCAACTCGCGCATCGCGGAGCTGCTTCCTCACGAGTGGAAGCGCTCGCAGACCACCGGTCCGCCCGAGTCACGTCTCCAGACCAATCCCTGAACACCCCTCCGGTCGCGGCGTCCGCCGGGCACGGACCTCGTCCATCTTCAACTGCTCACGCCACGTCGCTGACCGGACGGATACATTTCGTCTGCGGCGAATGATATTCGGAGGTAGGCGCTGTTCACGTATTCCGTGAAGAATGTCGTGAGCGGGGAGTGGGAGTCGAAGCTGATACGTGTCCATGAGCCTGGCTCTGGGTTGGCCATCCAGGAGGGGGCCTGGTCAACTCCACCGCTTCACCGAGCCAAAGAGTTTATGAGGTGGCGGTCTCGAGTCTGGAACCCGACTCCTCCGTGGCTTCGCACTATGATCCGGACCTCGGGTTGGTGCTCTTCGCGAGGAACAGGTGGCCGATCAGTGGTGGCTTTCGGCCTGTGGTGCGGGTCGTCTATCGAGATGCGGTTGCTGGTGGTGGAATGGGGAGCTCTGATGTTGTTGAGTTCTCCGGGTATGACCCGTCCGCGCAGCTCCATCGAACGATGTATGGAGTCATGGCCCGGCTGTGCGGGGCCGCAGGGACCAAGTCTGCGTTGACTCGACATACATCGAAGGGGCGACACCGCCTCAATGAATTGAGGGCGGGGCTTGAGGCTGCTGAGGACGGAGCACCGCAGAGGGTTGGCGGTGGTGTGCTAGAATAGACCTCGCCAGGGACACCTCGCGGCGCCCCCTCCGGCTTGAAGGGAGCATCTTTGGCTGCTTTCATCTGACCATTGAGGCGATCAGCCCGATGCCTTTTTGGGAGCTGATTGTGCGACCGCCTCAAGAGATGGCAGAGCTTTCTTTTGCCCCTTTAGGCCTGCCGACTTGTTGGCGAGCTTCTGGTCGAATTTTTGAAGGAATTTTGGCGACCTGAGTGCTGAGCGAACACTGCGGTACTCAGTAGTGTCGAAGGTGTCGATTGAAATGTTGATGTATTCATCCAAGCCGCGCAAGACGTACTTCTTGGTCGCGTTTTTGAATTGCTCTGTCGTCATTGCATTCAAGGATAGCCGAGGAGCAGGCGTGTGGAGGTCCTGGATTAGCTTGAATGCGGCGTGAATAGTCCAATAAGTCCCCGCGACGCCGAGTAGGGCGGTAAGAACTTTGTCAGCGTCGCCTTGTTTGGTCAGATCGGCAAGTCGCTCTTGGCGTGCTTCGTCGGCCTGCAATCCGAGTGTCCATGCTAGATAGACGTCCTCCGACGTGATGGCGTGGGGGAAAATATCGGGGTAGTATCGATCAAAGAGTTCCGACTTTTCTCTGACAGCCGCAATCAGAGTGGTGCTCTGTCGGGAAGCCAAGAACTGTGCAATTCGGTCAAGTGCAATTACCTCGTCGCCTTTGGGGCGTGAACGTCGAGTCTCGGGTTTGGGGGCGTAGTCAATGTTTATTTTGGAGAATATGTTTCGAAGGTTTTCTTGGATTTTGTCAGCGGCGCGTACGGTCCAAATTTTGACTGCATTTTGAGTGTTGTTGAACCTTACGATGTCGCCGATTACGCCTTGGTTGGCGGCAACCAGTCGAGTGAGTACTTTTGCGTCTTTAGGGGCACCGGCTTTGAAGAGTGAGACGGTTGTTTGGCATCCGTTGACAATGCTGAAGCGAGTTATTTTGAAGTCGCCATCTTTCTTGATCTGCTTGGCGGTGTCTGCGACAATTGTGATTCCGTTGTTGAGCGCCCAGAACTTGCCGGGGACATTCTTTGCGGTTTCTACGATTTGCTCGTTGATGCCGCCTTTTCGTGTCCCGAGAAACAGGCGGACATTGCGCGAAAAGAGGTGGTCTCCATGTGATTTATAGAGTCGAGCCAGTTCCGACGCGGCTACACTTCCGACCCATGCGTGTCCGTATTCGCCTTCCGTTTCGAAGTACTTCCCGTCTTCGAATTGGAGTGTGTCTTCAGGAACGCTTCTGGAGCCAGCCTTTGCACTGCGAAATCGCTCAAGGACGATCCCTTGGTGGTCGTAGAAGAAGCGATATGGGTCAAAGCGACCGCTTGATTCTAGTGCTTGAAGTGACCGCGAGATCTGGTCCGATTTGATTGCGAGGCTCACTGTGCCTATGAGCACTTCGAATGATTCGATGTGCTCTTGTGCCTCCTCGGCTGCGGTTGCAAGCTCGGGGCGGCCCGCGATCCTGAAAAATTCAGGTTTATCTATGTTTGGGATGGCGGTGGCTAGGCTGTCCCACTTGCTTTTGGGGGTCGCGCTCTTGGCGTTTTTGGGGTAGTGTGCTTGAAGGATAATGATTCGTTCATTGACCTGATCAGTGTAAAGGAGGTCGACGCCTTGATCTTCTCCTCCATCGAGAGCAGCTGCCTCTAGTGCATCATCTTCGTCGACGTCGAGCATGTTTATGGCATACCATGCTGCGAATGCTCGCTCTGGAGTGATGCCTGCTCTTCGTGCTAGCTCGGTGACTGATTCGCGAATTTCCAAGGTGAGGTCATCGTTATTGGTGCCGATTTTTGCTGTGTCGTCAGCTGCCTTCGCCATTTCTCCTCCTGTCTAGATGTGTTGTTTGTCTGGATGTTGGTGCTCCTATTGATGATTTGGCGACCAGTCTCCTTCTGTCAATTCGCGTTGCGCCAAGATGTATTCGTTTGTGGGGGGCGCGGTTGGATGGGCTGGGTCGTTGTCGACCCATTTGCAAAATGATCGTTGGTCCCAACTTCTCCCTGGCGATGCGGCACGCAGTGAAGGGACGTCTGCCCTTTGGGCGCAACAGACGCTCAAGAATTGGGAGAATGGCACTTGGGCCTTGGATCCCTTGGGGTAGGGGCTGTCGCGCCGATGGTTCTCGATGGCCTTTGTGGTTTGCCGCTGCCGGACCCATGGATGCCCCGGAGTGCCCAGGCAGTGATTCCGGTGATGCGCTCGCGTGGACATCACTGAACACAATTGGACCAGCCGGCTGGGTTGAGTGGGGACGCAACCCCTCGGAAGTATTGGCGGTAGAGCACGAGAATCGAACTCGCCAGGGACGCCTCTCGGCGCCCCTCACCGGTTTTGAAGACCGGGCCAGCCACCAGGTCCGGAGGCTCTACCGCCCGCGATTAGTGCCGGCGGACCCGGTACGCGTCAACGCCTGGCCCGCGCGGGCTTCCCACCCTTCAACCCCGGCAATCCATACACGAGCGTCTCCACCAGCGACGCCTGGAGCGCATCCGCCGTGGTCTCCTGGAACGCGGCGCACGTGAGTTTCAGGCTCACGATGCCGTGCAGCCCCGCCCACGTCACCTCCGCGAGCCGCGTGGGACTCGCGTCCTCCGCCAGCCGTCCCGCGGCCTTCAAATCCTCGAACACCCCCGCGAGCAGCGCGAACGAGCGCGGCCCCGCGCCGTCCGGCGCGTCACGGAAGAGCTCGGTCGACAGCCTGGCGTCCTCCAGGAAGATCAGTCGGTACGTTTCCGGGTGCTCCAGCCCGAACCGCACATAGGCTGCGGCCATCGCCATCAGCCGCTCCAGCGGGTCCTTCACCCGAGCCCCGGGCTCCAGCGCCGCCAGGAACTCGCCGAAGCCCCGCACGCACAGCTCCCGCGCAATCGCGTCCCGGTTCTCGAAGTGCAGGTACAGCGTCGCCGGCGCGTACTCCACCGCGTCCGCCAGCTTCCTCATCGACAGGGCGCCGAAGCCCTCCTTCACCACCATCTCCCTCGCCACCCGCAGGATCTGCTCCCGCAGCTCCGCCCGCTGCCGCTCCTTGCGTTCCGAAATCCCCATCACCCCACCGTAGGACTTGACCTTTCGAACGGCCACCAATAAATGAACGGCGTTCACTGAACGGTGTTCGCAAAAATCCCACCGTTCGCACATGGGAGCACGACATGGCAGGCAAGGTGGCATTGTTCGGAGCGTCGGGCGTCATCGGGCAGAGCGTCGCGCAGGCCCTGCGCTCCCAGGGGCGGCCGTACCGGGTGGTGGGGCGCTCGCGGCGCTCACTCGAGGCGGAGTTCGGCGCGGACCCGCTGGCGGAGGTGGCCACCTGGAACCCGGATGACCCGGCCTCGGTGCGAGCGGCGGCGCGGGGCGTGGATACGCTCATCTACATGGTGGGCGTGAACTACTGGCAGTTCCACCTCCACCCGGAGCTGATGCGCAAGACGCTGGACGGCGCCATCGCCGAGGGCGTCCAGCGCGTGCTGCTCATCGGCACGGTGTACCCGTACGGCCTGCCCCAGGCCCCCTCCGTGAAGGAGGACCACCCCCGCGAGCCCCACACCTTCAAGGGGCGCATGCGCAAGGCGCAGGAGGACCTGCTGCTCGCCGAGGACGCCGCCGGCCGCATCCACGGCACCATCCTCCGCCTGCCCGACTTCTACGGCCCCGGCGTCGAGCGCAGCTTCCTGCACCGCGCCTTCCTCGCCGCGCTCGACGGCAAGCGCGCCAGCCTCATCGGCCCCATCGACCCGCCGCACGAGTTCGTCTACGTGCCCGACGTGGGCCCCGTCGTCACCGCCCTCATGGACGAGCCCCGCGCCTATGGCCGCGCGTGGAACCTCGCCGGCGCCGGCGTCACCAGCCAGCGCGCGCTCGTGGACGAAATCTTCCGACAGGCCGGCCACCCCCCGAAGGTCATGACGATGGGGAAGGGGATGGTGCGCCTGGCGGGCCTGTTCGACCCGTTCATGCGCGAACTGGTGGAGATGCTCTACCTGCTGAAGACGCCCGTCCTCATGGACGACTCCGACCTGCGCGGCCTGCTCGGCCACGTGCACAAGACGCCCTACGCCGAGGGCATCCGCCAGACGTTGGCCGCCCTGCGAGAGCAGCGCGCCGCCAACCTCAGTCCAGCCCCCGCTGCCACAGGTCGTCCTCATCCAGCCCCATGAGGTGACCGACCTCGTGCATCACCGTGATGCCAATCTGCTCGATGAGCTCCTCGCGCGTCCGGGCGAAGCGCTCCAGGTTCTTCTGGTACAGCACGATGGACGCGGGGAAGTCGACGTACGTGTCCATCACGCTGCGCTCGCCCACGGCCAGGCCCCGGAAGACGCCGAGGATACACGGGGACAACGGCGGCTCCTGCCCCAGCAGGTCCTCGTCGGACGGGATGTCCTCCACGGCGATGGTGACGTTGTCCAGGTACTGCTTGGCG is part of the Myxococcus stipitatus genome and encodes:
- the tnpA gene encoding IS66 family insertion sequence element accessory protein TnpA, whose amino-acid sequence is MSKPGEKQEWFQVAEAFETSGLTQKEFSAQRGLRLSTLQSWVYRRRRQRARKAPAVRLLPVEVAAVARESPVQLEVVLASGARLRFPVGADVEYVAQLVTALGR
- a CDS encoding AIPR family protein, whose amino-acid sequence is MAKAADDTAKIGTNNDDLTLEIRESVTELARRAGITPERAFAAWYAINMLDVDEDDALEAAALDGGEDQGVDLLYTDQVNERIIILQAHYPKNAKSATPKSKWDSLATAIPNIDKPEFFRIAGRPELATAAEEAQEHIESFEVLIGTVSLAIKSDQISRSLQALESSGRFDPYRFFYDHQGIVLERFRSAKAGSRSVPEDTLQFEDGKYFETEGEYGHAWVGSVAASELARLYKSHGDHLFSRNVRLFLGTRKGGINEQIVETAKNVPGKFWALNNGITIVADTAKQIKKDGDFKITRFSIVNGCQTTVSLFKAGAPKDAKVLTRLVAANQGVIGDIVRFNNTQNAVKIWTVRAADKIQENLRNIFSKINIDYAPKPETRRSRPKGDEVIALDRIAQFLASRQSTTLIAAVREKSELFDRYYPDIFPHAITSEDVYLAWTLGLQADEARQERLADLTKQGDADKVLTALLGVAGTYWTIHAAFKLIQDLHTPAPRLSLNAMTTEQFKNATKKYVLRGLDEYINISIDTFDTTEYRSVRSALRSPKFLQKFDQKLANKSAGLKGQKKALPSLEAVAQSAPKKASG
- a CDS encoding TetR/AcrR family transcriptional regulator, encoding MGISERKERQRAELREQILRVAREMVVKEGFGALSMRKLADAVEYAPATLYLHFENRDAIARELCVRGFGEFLAALEPGARVKDPLERLMAMAAAYVRFGLEHPETYRLIFLEDARLSTELFRDAPDGAGPRSFALLAGVFEDLKAAGRLAEDASPTRLAEVTWAGLHGIVSLKLTCAAFQETTADALQASLVETLVYGLPGLKGGKPARARR
- a CDS encoding NAD-dependent epimerase/dehydratase family protein codes for the protein MAGKVALFGASGVIGQSVAQALRSQGRPYRVVGRSRRSLEAEFGADPLAEVATWNPDDPASVRAAARGVDTLIYMVGVNYWQFHLHPELMRKTLDGAIAEGVQRVLLIGTVYPYGLPQAPSVKEDHPREPHTFKGRMRKAQEDLLLAEDAAGRIHGTILRLPDFYGPGVERSFLHRAFLAALDGKRASLIGPIDPPHEFVYVPDVGPVVTALMDEPRAYGRAWNLAGAGVTSQRALVDEIFRQAGHPPKVMTMGKGMVRLAGLFDPFMRELVEMLYLLKTPVLMDDSDLRGLLGHVHKTPYAEGIRQTLAALREQRAANLSPAPAATGRPHPAP